The following coding sequences are from one Nilaparvata lugens isolate BPH chromosome 6, ASM1435652v1, whole genome shotgun sequence window:
- the LOC111063399 gene encoding mitochondrial-processing peptidase subunit beta, translated as MATRLLRLSSTVRNLPNRNSLSKLPKKWRSTAAAHAEVTVNSPPTTVTTLDSGLRVATEDSGAPTATIGLWIDAGSRFETEKNNGVAHFLEHMAFKGTSKRSQTDIELEVENMGAHLNAYTSREQTVFYAKCLKNDVPKALEILSDIIQNSKLGEPEIERERGVILREMQEVETNLQEVIFDHLHSVAFQGTPLGRTILGPTENIKSITRQDLVEYISSYYTPSRIVLAGAGGVNHNDLVKLAEQHFGKSQPKYGVPAEPAGCRYTGSEVRIRDDFMPLAHVAVAVEGCGWESADNIPLMVANTLIGAWDRSQGGSANNASSIARAAASEGLAHSFQSFNTCYKDTGLWGTYFVCDRMTIEDMLGEIHDEWMKLCTSVTEAEVARAKNLLKTNMLLQLDGTTPICEDIGRQILCYGRRIPIHELEARIDAVTASNVHEVCMKYIYDRCPAVAAIGPIEQLPDYNRIRSRMYWLRL; from the exons TTACCAAAGAAATGGCGGTCGACAGCTGCCGCCCACGCCGAGGTGACAGTAAACTCGCCGCCCACCACGGTGACCACCCTGGACAGTGGACTGCGAGTCGCCACCGAGGACTCGGGTGCGCCAACCGCCACCATTGGCCTCTGGATCGATGCCGGCTCCCGGTTCGAGACCGAGAAGAACAACGGAGTCGCTCACTTTCTTGAGCACATGGCTTTCAAG GGTACTTCAAAGAGGAGTCAGACCGACATTGAATTGGAAGTGGAAAATATGGGTGCTCATCTGAATGCTTACACATCTCGTGAGCAGACCGTCTTCTATGCCAAGTGTCTCAAGAATGATGTTCCAAAGGCTTTGGAAATTTTGTCTGACATCATTCAGAACTCAAAATTGG GTGAACCAGAAATCGAGCGCGAACGTGGCGTTATTCTGAGAGAGATGCAGGAGGTTGAAACCAACCTTCAGGAGGTGATCTTCGATCATTTGCACTCAGTTGCATTCCAGGGAACACCTTTGGGACGCACCATTCTTGGACCCACTGAAAATATCAA ATCGATCACTCGCCAGGACCTGGTGGAGTACATTAGCAGCTACTACACGCCGAGCCGCATAGTACTGGCTGGAGCTGGCGGAGTTAACCACAATGACCTGGTCAAGCTGGCAGAACAGCACTTTGGCAAAAGCCAGCCCAAGTATGGCGTGCCTGCCGAGCCGGCTGGCTGCCGATACACTG GATCTGAGGTGCGCATTCGCGACGACTTCATGCCTTTGGCGCACGTGGCGGTAGCAGTGGAGGGGTGCGGCTGGGAGAGCGCCGACAACATCCCTCTGATGGTGGCCAACACCCTCATTGGCGCCTGGGATCGCTCGCAGGGCGGCAGCGCCAACAATGCTTCAAGCATTGCGCGCGCAGCTGCCAGTGAGGGCCTCGCGCACTCCTTCCAGTCCTTCAACACCTGCTACAAGGACACCGGCCTCTGGGGCACCTACTTTGTCTGCGACCGCATGACCATCGAA GATATGTTGGGTGAAATACACGACGAGTGGATGAAGCTGTGCACGAGTGTGACCGAGGCTGAGGTGGCCAGGGCCAAGAACCTGCTCAAGACCAACATGCTGCTGCAGCTGGACGGCACCACGCCCATCTGCGAGGACATTGGCCGCCAGATCCTCTGCTACGGACGCCGCATTCCCATCCACGAGTTGGAGGCTAGGATTGAT GCGGTGACGGCGAGCAATGTGCACGAAGTGTGCATGAAGTACATCTACGACCGGTGCCCCGCCGTCGCAGCCATTGGACCCATTGAGCAGTTGCCCGACTACAACAGGATTCGCTCCCGCATGTACTGGCTTAGGCTCTAA